One genomic window of Thalassoroseus pseudoceratinae includes the following:
- a CDS encoding DUF1501 domain-containing protein — MRRNTGCQPLDHQLSRRSFLAGSALAGTVAGAGQAIPALAGEQIEQKHKQVLQVFLQGGVSQLESWDPKPGTKYGGPFGAIPTSVPGVHISELLPETARQMHHLSIVRSVNIKINDHGQGRMFMEKGRRAGDYPYVGSVAAKYLGPEDSQLPKFITISTRGLRDQSAAFLGARYSQLKLSGAKAPDNLTLPKGIDNSAEQRRQQLRLAMNDRFASGRRKAEIEAYNASFEQAQRMVKRRDVFVAEPSATDLERYGRHEFAKNCVLARTLLEEGVTCVKVSHHGYDTHAENFNFHLEQLGEFDRPFATLLNDLANRGMLEHTLVMVYSEFGRTPKINVRYGRDHWGTAWSVALGGCGIVPGAVVGKTNAEGTAVADREVDAGHLFHTYFSALGLDTAADHDVPGRSIPIGDPAADPIKELLA, encoded by the coding sequence ATGCGACGCAACACCGGATGCCAGCCCCTCGATCATCAACTGTCTCGCCGAAGCTTCCTCGCTGGTTCCGCATTGGCGGGCACGGTGGCTGGTGCCGGGCAAGCCATCCCCGCGTTGGCTGGTGAGCAAATCGAGCAAAAGCACAAACAGGTGTTGCAGGTCTTTCTGCAGGGCGGCGTTAGTCAATTGGAATCATGGGACCCGAAACCCGGCACGAAGTACGGCGGTCCGTTTGGTGCGATTCCCACGTCTGTGCCCGGCGTGCACATTTCCGAACTGCTGCCGGAAACCGCTCGGCAAATGCATCATTTGTCGATCGTGCGAAGCGTGAACATCAAAATCAACGACCACGGGCAAGGTCGGATGTTCATGGAGAAAGGCCGCCGTGCGGGGGACTACCCGTATGTCGGTTCGGTGGCGGCGAAGTACCTCGGCCCTGAGGACTCACAGTTACCGAAGTTTATCACCATTTCCACCCGCGGACTCCGGGACCAATCGGCGGCGTTTCTCGGAGCGCGATATTCTCAGTTGAAGCTTTCTGGAGCCAAAGCGCCGGACAATCTCACTCTGCCGAAAGGCATCGACAACAGTGCCGAACAACGTCGGCAACAACTGCGACTCGCCATGAACGACCGGTTCGCCAGCGGACGTCGGAAAGCGGAAATCGAAGCTTATAACGCCTCGTTCGAGCAAGCTCAACGAATGGTCAAGCGACGTGACGTGTTTGTGGCGGAGCCGAGCGCCACGGACCTCGAACGCTACGGTCGACATGAATTCGCTAAGAACTGTGTGCTCGCTCGCACGCTGCTGGAAGAGGGCGTGACGTGTGTGAAGGTGTCCCATCATGGATACGACACGCACGCCGAGAACTTCAACTTCCACCTCGAACAACTCGGCGAATTTGACCGCCCGTTTGCCACACTCCTGAACGATCTGGCTAATCGGGGAATGCTGGAACACACGTTGGTCATGGTCTATTCGGAGTTCGGCCGCACGCCGAAAATCAATGTTCGTTACGGTCGGGATCACTGGGGAACCGCTTGGTCGGTGGCGCTCGGGGGGTGTGGTATCGTGCCGGGTGCGGTCGTGGGAAAAACGAACGCAGAAGGCACCGCCGTGGCCGATCGGGAAGTTGACGCGGGACATCTCTTCCACACTTATTTCTCGGCACTTGGGTTGGATACCGCCGCCGATCATGATGTGCCCGGCCGATCGATTCCAATCGGTGATCCCGCTGCCGATCCAATCAAAGAACTGTTGGCGTAA
- the rpsT gene encoding 30S ribosomal protein S20, with the protein MPNSVNAKKALRQSQKRQARNRAQRSELRTYVKKVRLAAAGDDQEAADKAFRAAVKKLDQSAAKRLIHPNAAARTKSRLSKLLKKSKEAAK; encoded by the coding sequence ATGCCGAACTCAGTTAACGCCAAGAAAGCTCTGCGTCAAAGCCAGAAGCGTCAAGCTCGCAACCGTGCTCAACGGAGCGAACTACGTACATACGTGAAGAAAGTCCGTCTGGCAGCTGCCGGAGATGATCAGGAAGCCGCTGACAAAGCCTTCCGTGCAGCTGTGAAAAAGCTGGATCAATCCGCTGCGAAACGGCTGATTCACCCCAATGCCGCCGCTCGCACCAAGAGCCGACTTTCCAAATTGCTGAAGAAAAGCAAAGAAGCGGCCAAGTAG
- a CDS encoding WD40 repeat domain-containing protein has protein sequence MTNQPAIAQSRPAIAEPSVRPKQTRELQSFKHDRPLTTCRVDSQARFAFAGAEDFFVHRWNLQTGEKTTLEGPQSWVRCIDISPDDETIVAADWRGRLCWWRTSDASTKPIRTVQAHQGSCRWVRFSPDGSQLITCGNDLLIKLWQADGTPIAEFAGHERYPYAVVFHPQRAELASQDLLGNVKIWDIEKHAEKKTIPVKVMTGYDKVFAADMGGPRDLQFDPAGERLLCTGITNVKNAFAGVQDPILVSLDLNTDELKPMKVAKNFQGIAWGGRFHPAGFVMGCGANRTGKGAIWYWEVGQDQPFHTHDLKSAARGMDLTQHHQTAVIAHADGSLKTYSLVPKTA, from the coding sequence ATGACGAATCAACCCGCCATCGCTCAGTCGCGACCTGCAATCGCCGAGCCATCTGTGCGTCCCAAGCAAACTCGTGAACTGCAATCGTTCAAGCATGATCGTCCGCTGACGACTTGCCGAGTTGACTCGCAAGCCCGATTCGCATTCGCGGGTGCGGAAGATTTCTTCGTGCACCGTTGGAACCTGCAAACCGGCGAGAAAACCACACTGGAAGGGCCGCAAAGTTGGGTGCGGTGTATCGACATCTCACCGGACGATGAAACCATCGTCGCGGCCGACTGGCGAGGGCGGCTGTGTTGGTGGCGAACATCCGACGCAAGCACGAAACCGATCCGCACGGTGCAAGCCCATCAGGGGTCGTGTCGCTGGGTGCGGTTCAGTCCTGACGGCAGCCAACTCATCACGTGTGGCAACGACTTGCTAATCAAACTTTGGCAGGCTGACGGCACGCCCATCGCGGAGTTTGCCGGTCATGAGCGGTATCCGTATGCGGTCGTGTTTCATCCACAACGCGCGGAACTCGCGTCTCAAGACCTGCTCGGCAACGTGAAGATTTGGGACATCGAAAAACACGCCGAGAAAAAAACGATTCCGGTGAAGGTGATGACCGGCTATGACAAAGTCTTTGCCGCCGACATGGGGGGCCCACGTGACCTGCAATTCGATCCTGCCGGCGAGCGTCTTTTGTGTACCGGCATCACGAATGTGAAGAACGCGTTTGCTGGAGTTCAAGACCCCATTCTCGTTAGTCTCGACCTGAACACCGACGAACTTAAACCGATGAAAGTCGCCAAGAACTTTCAGGGAATCGCCTGGGGCGGACGATTTCACCCCGCCGGTTTCGTGATGGGCTGCGGAGCGAACCGCACTGGCAAAGGAGCGATTTGGTACTGGGAAGTTGGTCAAGATCAGCCGTTTCACACGCATGATCTCAAGTCTGCCGCCCGCGGAATGGATCTCACGCAACACCACCAAACCGCCGTCATTGCACACGCCGATGGCTCCCTGAAAACGTACTCACTCGTTCCCAAGACCGCCTGA
- a CDS encoding DUF1549 domain-containing protein, protein MNSSPFLPVAAILLGSISTLFADSPSPATAQKPLHLRIDRLSGVANSDSPTTGQRCNDAEFLRRIYLDLVGVIPSVEEARAFLEDASPTRRQNLVDRLLADPRHTWHLVDTFDVMLNERRTGNYVTNAEWRNWLHKQFEQNTPLDQIVRTILSADGTDEATRPAAKFLLVRKLDSDLVTRDLGRILLGRDMQCAQCHDHPIVVDYLQRHYFGLSAFVSRSYVFNDKKKKRNIIAEKAEGKTTFASVFTNEKGETGPRILDLPPITEPETEKEPYQVKPSKTAGGVPKYSRRRQLSDAITDPANVAFRQNFANRLWAMMLGRGLVEPLDMHHSENPPTNPKLLDLLADELHHNGYNIRLMIREIALSEVYQRSSKLPENVPMDSLQPMAIAELEPLTPEQLAWSTLEAVGMSATQHTKASEQAKKNKSNAATELRKLLGSQAGVLVKTFAPKSPTAGFDATAEQALFLMNAATSQNWLSPRTGTLVDRLEKTKDVSAMAEELFLSMFSRFPTDEEIRWVAEAIENHPQERLNAIQELVWATMTSAEFRLNH, encoded by the coding sequence ATGAATTCCTCGCCGTTCCTGCCAGTCGCCGCGATTCTCCTGGGATCGATTTCCACGCTCTTTGCGGACTCTCCATCACCGGCAACTGCACAGAAACCGTTGCACTTGCGAATCGATCGCCTCAGCGGTGTGGCTAACTCGGATTCCCCAACCACAGGGCAACGCTGCAATGATGCCGAATTCCTTCGGCGAATCTACCTGGATTTGGTTGGTGTCATCCCGAGCGTCGAAGAAGCCCGTGCATTCCTGGAAGACGCGTCACCTACACGTCGGCAAAACCTTGTCGACCGTCTGCTGGCTGATCCCCGGCACACTTGGCATTTGGTTGACACGTTTGATGTCATGCTGAACGAACGCCGTACCGGGAATTACGTCACGAATGCCGAATGGCGGAACTGGCTGCACAAGCAGTTTGAACAGAACACGCCGTTGGACCAGATCGTTCGCACAATTTTGTCAGCAGATGGCACCGACGAAGCCACGCGACCGGCAGCGAAATTTCTGCTCGTGCGGAAGTTGGACTCCGACCTCGTTACCCGCGATTTGGGACGGATTTTGCTCGGTCGCGACATGCAATGTGCCCAGTGTCACGACCATCCAATTGTCGTCGACTATTTGCAGCGGCATTATTTCGGCCTCTCGGCTTTTGTGAGCCGATCGTATGTGTTCAATGACAAAAAGAAGAAACGCAACATCATCGCTGAGAAAGCGGAAGGTAAAACGACGTTCGCCTCGGTTTTCACAAACGAAAAGGGTGAGACTGGCCCGCGAATCCTCGATCTTCCGCCCATCACCGAACCCGAAACGGAGAAGGAACCGTACCAAGTTAAACCTAGCAAGACCGCCGGGGGCGTGCCGAAGTATAGCCGTCGTCGGCAACTCAGCGACGCGATCACCGACCCGGCAAACGTCGCATTTCGACAGAATTTCGCGAATCGGTTGTGGGCAATGATGCTCGGTCGCGGATTGGTGGAACCGCTCGACATGCACCACAGTGAGAACCCGCCGACAAACCCGAAACTCCTCGATCTGCTCGCGGATGAGCTTCATCACAATGGTTATAATATCCGTTTGATGATCCGAGAAATCGCGTTGTCGGAAGTCTATCAGCGATCAAGCAAGTTGCCGGAAAACGTGCCGATGGACAGTTTGCAACCGATGGCCATCGCGGAGTTAGAACCCCTGACGCCGGAACAACTCGCTTGGTCGACCCTGGAAGCGGTGGGTATGTCGGCGACTCAACACACCAAAGCCAGCGAACAGGCCAAGAAGAACAAGTCAAACGCAGCAACCGAACTTCGCAAGTTGCTCGGTTCTCAGGCGGGTGTACTGGTGAAAACCTTTGCTCCGAAGTCACCGACGGCCGGTTTCGATGCCACCGCCGAACAAGCGTTGTTCCTGATGAACGCGGCGACTTCGCAAAATTGGCTTTCCCCACGGACCGGAACCCTCGTCGATCGGCTGGAGAAAACGAAGGACGTTTCCGCGATGGCGGAAGAGTTGTTCCTGAGCATGTTTTCTCGATTCCCCACCGACGAAGAAATCCGCTGGGTGGCCGAGGCCATCGAAAACCATCCGCAAGAACGGCTCAATGCGATTCAAGAACTCGTGTGGGCTACCATGACCTCCGCTGAATTTCGACTCAACCACTGA
- a CDS encoding DUF6807 family protein, with amino-acid sequence MYRQLTFFAASLVCCVLTARFAHADDAYKVVVEDGKHADIVGPNGNPLVRYVFVRDTSSPERTFDTAKVFAHVMAPGGDETITKGPGGKFPHHRGIFIGWNRIDHGGKRHDLWHVRNTEQKHQDFVTTQGDEDGGTITSKIDWIGTDGKPLIKEQRTYQVVHSPEAYAVIDFVSNLTAVNGDSTLDGDPEHAGVQFRPSQKVADNKSAKYTFHEDDIDPKKHKDLPWVACTFRIGDQTWTVQHMNHPSNPKGAIWSAYRDYGRFGPFPKFKIADGDTKTLKFRFRVTKGEAPSRSELAKQYEDFAK; translated from the coding sequence GTGTACCGTCAACTTACGTTTTTCGCCGCCAGCCTTGTGTGCTGTGTGCTGACCGCTCGGTTTGCCCATGCCGACGACGCTTACAAAGTCGTTGTGGAAGATGGAAAACACGCCGACATTGTGGGTCCGAATGGTAACCCCCTGGTGCGGTACGTGTTCGTCCGTGATACCTCAAGTCCCGAACGCACGTTCGACACCGCCAAGGTCTTCGCCCACGTGATGGCTCCCGGCGGAGACGAAACTATCACCAAGGGACCGGGCGGAAAATTCCCGCATCACCGCGGAATCTTCATCGGTTGGAACCGCATCGATCATGGCGGCAAACGGCACGACTTGTGGCACGTTCGCAATACCGAACAAAAGCATCAGGACTTTGTGACCACCCAAGGTGACGAAGACGGCGGAACCATCACCAGCAAGATCGACTGGATCGGCACCGATGGCAAACCGCTGATCAAAGAACAACGAACTTATCAGGTAGTTCACTCGCCCGAGGCGTACGCCGTGATTGATTTCGTCAGTAATCTCACCGCTGTGAATGGCGACTCGACACTCGACGGCGACCCCGAACACGCCGGCGTGCAGTTCCGCCCGTCGCAGAAAGTCGCCGACAACAAATCGGCCAAGTACACGTTCCACGAAGATGACATCGACCCCAAGAAGCACAAGGATCTCCCGTGGGTCGCATGTACGTTTCGCATTGGCGATCAAACCTGGACGGTTCAACACATGAACCATCCATCGAATCCCAAAGGTGCAATTTGGTCGGCGTACCGGGATTACGGCCGTTTTGGTCCTTTCCCGAAATTCAAAATTGCTGATGGCGACACTAAAACGCTGAAATTCCGATTCCGCGTAACAAAGGGTGAAGCCCCGTCACGATCGGAATTGGCCAAGCAGTA
- the purB gene encoding adenylosuccinate lyase, which translates to MAADQSRHTQYQNPLISRYASRQMSEVWSAQRKHSTWRRLWVALADCERELGLDIQQSQVEELAAAVDDIDFERAAHHERERRHDVMAHVETYKERCPNAGGIIHLGATSCFVTDNTELLQIRESLQLIRGRLGSVIRSLADFADQHKSLPCLGFTHLQPAQPTTVGKRAALWCYDLVLDFEEIEHRLDRLRFRGVKGTTGTQASFLQLFDGNHAKVEQLDRMVAARMGFDTTYAVTGQTYSRKVDAQVLAALSGIGQSAHKAGSDLRLLQSRKELEEPFETKQIGSSAMAYKRNPMRAERMCALSRFAMSLGPNAEQTMATQWMERTLDDSANRRLSLPQAFLAIDAVLILYGDIVKGLTAYPSVIARHLAEELPFMATEEIMMAGVQAGGDRQDLHERIRVHSHEAASRIKQGDGVNDLLERLQSDPAFAKVQFDDALDPQRYIGRAPEQVTALLNDVIRPLLAGLKDSLTDDAGVTV; encoded by the coding sequence ATGGCGGCGGATCAATCTCGGCATACACAGTATCAAAATCCGTTGATCTCACGGTATGCGTCGCGGCAGATGAGCGAAGTTTGGAGTGCCCAACGTAAACACTCCACGTGGCGGAGGTTATGGGTCGCGTTGGCCGACTGTGAACGTGAACTCGGTTTGGATATCCAGCAATCTCAAGTCGAAGAACTCGCTGCGGCTGTCGATGATATCGACTTCGAGCGAGCCGCGCATCACGAACGCGAACGCCGACACGATGTGATGGCCCACGTCGAAACCTACAAGGAACGTTGCCCGAACGCAGGTGGTATCATCCACTTAGGTGCGACGAGTTGTTTCGTCACCGATAATACCGAACTCCTGCAAATCCGCGAAAGTCTCCAGTTAATCCGCGGACGACTGGGCTCTGTCATCCGTTCGCTCGCGGACTTCGCCGATCAACACAAGTCATTGCCCTGTCTTGGTTTCACTCACTTGCAACCGGCTCAACCGACGACGGTCGGCAAGCGGGCTGCGTTGTGGTGTTACGACTTAGTCTTGGACTTCGAGGAAATCGAACACCGTCTGGACCGGCTCCGTTTCCGAGGCGTCAAAGGCACGACCGGCACGCAAGCCAGCTTCTTGCAGCTTTTCGACGGCAATCATGCGAAAGTCGAGCAACTCGACCGAATGGTAGCCGCTCGGATGGGGTTCGACACGACTTATGCGGTCACCGGGCAAACGTACTCGCGGAAAGTCGACGCCCAAGTGCTGGCCGCTCTCAGTGGGATCGGGCAATCCGCTCACAAAGCCGGGTCCGACTTGCGATTATTGCAAAGCCGAAAGGAACTCGAAGAACCGTTCGAAACCAAACAGATCGGTTCTTCCGCGATGGCCTACAAACGCAACCCGATGCGAGCCGAGCGGATGTGTGCCCTGTCGCGGTTTGCGATGAGTCTTGGCCCGAATGCCGAACAAACGATGGCCACGCAATGGATGGAACGCACGCTCGACGACAGTGCAAACCGGCGGCTTTCGTTGCCGCAAGCGTTTTTGGCGATCGATGCAGTGCTGATTCTCTACGGTGATATTGTCAAAGGACTCACGGCATATCCTTCGGTGATTGCGCGACATCTGGCCGAAGAACTTCCGTTCATGGCGACCGAGGAAATCATGATGGCCGGCGTGCAAGCGGGTGGTGATCGGCAAGATCTCCACGAACGCATTCGCGTCCACTCACACGAAGCAGCCAGCCGCATTAAACAAGGCGACGGCGTGAACGACTTGCTCGAACGTCTCCAAAGCGACCCCGCGTTCGCGAAAGTCCAATTCGACGACGCCCTCGATCCGCAACGGTATATCGGACGAGCCCCGGAACAGGTCACTGCTTTGCTAAATGATGTCATTCGCCCATTGTTGGCAGGTTTGAAGGATTCCCTCACCGACGACGCCGGTGTCACTGTATAA
- a CDS encoding cation:proton antiporter domain-containing protein, protein MLLTISLGILLTAGLIGGVIAGWIGTPRVTLFIVMGLLLGPSALDWIPHEHLHELEPVLNLALAIVLMQIGSRFTLVSFRRIMKAAVPLSLGEIVCTFGLVALGTYLIGESPEAALLLGGLALATAPATTIVVLQDYDSDGPVTAYTYLLVALNNFVAIVAFEVLFVAANMIGGRGNVDMGSRLQWLAIDLVGSVTLGTVAGIVVSLAETRVAERKRNLAVFAAALLLLGLCEKTGMPYLLAFLAMGVSLANTSPRAKEIVAGLSPISSLLYVLFFVSAGAELNLMALKAVGAIGATYIVMRCLGKYLGVRAVAWMRGEPQSVQNWLGATLIAQAGAAIGLVQVAAARDPELGDHLKTIVVGTVVFFEVVGPLLTRWAIVRAGEVPVAHLVHPDRPSWRESMTNLIRHFRRSLGQDPLAKRQQGELKVHDLMRQNVKSIPSSADFLQVLDFIEHSRDLVYPVVNNDCDVVGTIRYRDIRSNLFDPAVASLVRAEDLCIPPRSQLLPEQSIDDALRAFEKNPDGVILVVASVDVPTLVGLIERRDVVRFAKRHLSDSSGRNENSGH, encoded by the coding sequence TTGCTACTGACAATTAGCCTCGGCATACTCTTGACGGCCGGTTTGATCGGTGGAGTGATTGCCGGTTGGATTGGAACTCCAAGGGTCACGCTGTTTATCGTCATGGGCCTATTGCTTGGGCCATCCGCACTTGATTGGATTCCCCACGAGCATTTGCACGAATTAGAACCGGTGCTGAATTTGGCATTGGCCATTGTGTTGATGCAAATTGGCAGTCGCTTCACCCTGGTGTCCTTTCGACGCATCATGAAGGCCGCCGTGCCGCTTTCATTGGGCGAGATCGTTTGTACTTTTGGACTGGTCGCGCTAGGGACGTATCTCATCGGCGAATCGCCCGAAGCGGCTCTGCTGCTCGGTGGGTTGGCGTTGGCAACCGCTCCAGCGACCACCATTGTCGTCCTGCAAGACTACGACTCCGACGGCCCCGTAACAGCCTACACGTATTTGCTGGTTGCGTTGAATAACTTCGTTGCGATTGTGGCGTTTGAAGTTCTGTTCGTGGCGGCGAACATGATTGGCGGTCGTGGAAATGTCGATATGGGCAGTCGACTGCAATGGCTCGCGATCGACTTGGTTGGTTCGGTCACGCTGGGAACTGTGGCAGGGATCGTGGTCAGTTTGGCCGAGACTCGGGTGGCCGAGCGAAAACGGAATCTGGCCGTATTCGCGGCGGCGTTGTTGCTGCTGGGGCTTTGCGAGAAAACCGGCATGCCCTACCTGTTGGCCTTCCTGGCGATGGGCGTTTCATTGGCCAATACGTCGCCGCGAGCCAAAGAAATTGTCGCGGGATTGTCGCCGATTTCGTCCTTGCTCTATGTGTTGTTCTTTGTGTCCGCCGGTGCGGAACTGAACCTGATGGCTCTCAAAGCGGTCGGCGCGATTGGAGCCACCTACATCGTGATGCGATGTCTTGGCAAATATCTCGGCGTGCGGGCGGTGGCCTGGATGCGGGGCGAACCGCAGTCGGTGCAAAATTGGCTGGGAGCCACGCTCATCGCGCAAGCCGGTGCCGCGATTGGATTAGTTCAAGTTGCCGCCGCTCGTGATCCCGAACTCGGCGATCATTTGAAGACGATTGTTGTGGGAACCGTGGTGTTCTTCGAAGTCGTCGGTCCGTTGTTGACACGCTGGGCGATCGTGCGGGCCGGGGAAGTTCCGGTCGCTCATTTGGTGCATCCAGACCGACCCAGCTGGCGGGAGTCGATGACCAATTTGATCCGGCATTTCCGGCGTTCCCTGGGGCAAGACCCACTCGCGAAGCGTCAGCAAGGCGAATTGAAGGTTCACGACTTGATGCGGCAGAACGTCAAGTCGATTCCTTCATCGGCCGATTTTCTGCAAGTGCTCGATTTTATCGAGCATAGCCGGGATCTCGTTTACCCTGTGGTGAACAACGATTGCGATGTCGTCGGGACAATTCGTTATCGGGATATTCGCTCGAACCTGTTCGATCCCGCAGTCGCTTCATTGGTGCGAGCAGAGGACTTGTGCATTCCCCCGCGTTCGCAGTTGTTGCCGGAACAGTCGATCGACGATGCCCTGCGTGCATTCGAGAAGAACCCTGATGGTGTCATTCTCGTGGTTGCTTCAGTAGACGTTCCGACACTCGTCGGGTTGATTGAACGTCGCGACGTCGTGCGATTCGCGAAACGCCACCTTTCCGACAGCTCTGGCCGCAATGAGAATTCCGGACATTGA
- a CDS encoding MauE/DoxX family redox-associated membrane protein, producing the protein MNTTAEIESDSQAQTIRRLSRWVTIATAALLMVTWKLWTPQTIFPQIPFLELLTGTPGWVDWVLLFGVVGALVVTLFSPPPDRFGRLAMGVFAVCLTGLISLDQHRLQPWAWQFLLIAWLLITVPNKSGLHWCRWLTVSIYAWSAVSKLNYSFLHEHANLFLGVIADWTGTKLADWPDTVQMLAAWVFPLGELLVALLLILWPHRRIGLWASWLMHGTLIALVGPFGLQHEWGVLLWNVFFIGQNALLYPRRTGDAFGHQFIKELRPREFVASIPIVTALVLPLTSLRGWFDEWPSWAVYTGRAEQVRVEIREDVRESIPKDLPISDASTGDTLDFQPWRSVNLGRWSLETLETPIYPQSRFRLAVAAAISERLPDEFGIRVTVRSATDRKSGARWTETYRGREAIEQLLDRFWLNTQARRIWSP; encoded by the coding sequence ATGAACACGACCGCCGAAATCGAATCCGACTCCCAAGCCCAAACCATTCGCCGTCTCAGTCGTTGGGTGACTATCGCCACTGCGGCCTTGTTGATGGTGACGTGGAAACTCTGGACGCCGCAAACCATCTTCCCACAGATTCCGTTCTTGGAACTTCTGACGGGAACACCGGGATGGGTCGATTGGGTGCTGCTGTTCGGAGTGGTCGGGGCTTTGGTGGTGACGTTATTTTCTCCGCCACCCGATCGGTTCGGAAGACTCGCGATGGGCGTGTTCGCGGTCTGTCTCACGGGATTAATTTCCCTCGATCAACACCGCCTGCAACCGTGGGCGTGGCAGTTTCTGCTGATCGCGTGGTTGCTCATCACGGTTCCCAACAAGTCGGGACTACACTGGTGTCGCTGGTTGACCGTGAGCATTTACGCCTGGTCCGCCGTTTCGAAATTGAACTACAGCTTTCTGCACGAACACGCAAATTTGTTTCTCGGCGTGATCGCGGATTGGACGGGAACGAAACTCGCCGATTGGCCGGACACAGTGCAAATGCTCGCGGCGTGGGTGTTTCCGCTGGGTGAATTACTCGTGGCGTTGCTGTTAATTCTGTGGCCCCATCGCCGAATCGGATTGTGGGCAAGTTGGCTCATGCATGGCACACTCATCGCCCTCGTGGGCCCGTTCGGACTGCAACACGAATGGGGCGTGCTGCTGTGGAACGTCTTTTTCATCGGGCAAAACGCGTTGTTGTACCCGAGACGCACCGGAGATGCATTTGGCCATCAGTTCATCAAAGAACTGCGACCGCGAGAGTTCGTTGCGTCGATCCCCATCGTCACGGCATTGGTCCTACCGCTGACATCCTTACGTGGATGGTTCGATGAGTGGCCGAGTTGGGCCGTCTACACCGGACGGGCGGAGCAAGTGCGTGTGGAGATTCGGGAGGATGTCCGTGAATCAATCCCGAAAGACCTTCCCATCTCGGATGCTTCAACAGGGGACACATTGGACTTTCAGCCGTGGCGATCGGTCAACCTGGGCCGGTGGTCTCTGGAGACGTTGGAAACGCCGATTTATCCCCAATCCCGATTTCGACTCGCCGTGGCAGCAGCCATCTCGGAACGTCTGCCGGACGAGTTTGGCATTCGTGTAACAGTCCGAAGCGCAACCGATCGCAAATCCGGAGCGAGATGGACAGAAACCTACCGCGGACGTGAAGCGATCGAACAGTTGCTCGACCGCTTTTGGCTCAACACCCAAGCTCGGCGGATTTGGTCGCCGTAG